In Staphylococcus lloydii, the following proteins share a genomic window:
- a CDS encoding MazG-like family protein, which yields MTNIDQLIKSVEQWSIDKDLHKGNPDRQALKFYEEAGEVGAALSRNKLDDLKDGIGDTVVTLIILAQQHGMTLEECLQYAYDEISKRKGRTINSTFIKESDLNGNS from the coding sequence ATGACTAACATAGATCAATTAATCAAATCTGTAGAACAATGGTCAATAGATAAAGACTTACACAAAGGTAATCCAGATAGACAAGCATTAAAGTTTTATGAAGAAGCTGGCGAAGTGGGTGCAGCATTATCACGTAACAAGTTAGACGATTTAAAAGATGGTATAGGCGATACAGTAGTGACGTTAATTATACTAGCCCAACAACATGGAATGACATTAGAGGAGTGTTTACAGTACGCATATGACGAAATCAGTAAAAGGAAAGGACGTACTATAAATAGTACCTTTATTAAAGAAAGTGATTTAAATGGGAACAGTTAA
- a CDS encoding P27 family phage terminase small subunit: MKNKKSIEQYLLGQIEKDNPVQVEKVQRYLNLLDIFYKLDKDIKEHGTLVETKNASQTFLKPNPAVAEKNKINSSLLSIEKSFGFEKVEIEESPTSSGLL; the protein is encoded by the coding sequence ATGAAAAATAAAAAATCTATCGAGCAATATTTACTAGGTCAAATAGAAAAGGATAATCCAGTACAAGTTGAAAAAGTACAACGTTATCTTAACTTATTAGATATTTTTTATAAGCTAGATAAAGACATTAAGGAACACGGCACTTTGGTTGAAACAAAAAATGCCTCTCAAACATTTTTAAAACCAAATCCTGCTGTGGCTGAAAAGAATAAAATAAATTCTTCATTGTTATCAATTGAAAAATCATTTGGTTTTGAAAAGGTTGAAATTGAGGAATCGCCTACAAGTAGTGGTTTACTATGA
- a CDS encoding HNH endonuclease, with protein MTLTEEQRRSFYNSMDWRNKREAIKARDHYECQQCRREGKVALDIYEPNKNGRKKIKLVVHHIKELEYNPDLALEDDNLETLCVECHNKIHDRHFSSRPSPKKLKWDDETW; from the coding sequence ATGACACTAACAGAAGAACAACGACGATCATTTTACAATAGCATGGACTGGCGAAACAAACGCGAGGCCATCAAAGCAAGGGACCATTACGAGTGCCAACAATGTAGACGCGAGGGTAAGGTGGCGCTTGACATATACGAGCCTAATAAGAATGGCCGTAAGAAGATAAAGCTAGTAGTACACCATATTAAAGAGCTAGAGTATAACCCAGACTTAGCACTTGAAGATGATAATTTAGAAACCTTATGTGTTGAGTGTCACAATAAGATTCACGACAGACATTTTTCAAGTCGACCATCTCCAAAAAAATTAAAGTGGGATGATGAAACATGGTAA
- a CDS encoding transcriptional regulator, whose translation MSTSYDIKPGTFKYIESEIYNLHENKREINRLRMEILNPTKDIDTNIVYGPLQKGEPVRTTELMATRLLTNKMLRNLEEMVEAVEYVYDKLPDEHQRVIRLKYWNKDRKMKMEQIGAECHMHRNTVTTIRKNFVKAVAIHAGIK comes from the coding sequence ATGAGCACATCCTATGATATTAAGCCTGGTACATTTAAGTATATTGAATCAGAGATATATAACTTACACGAGAATAAACGTGAGATAAATAGATTAAGAATGGAGATACTTAATCCTACTAAGGATATAGATACGAATATAGTATATGGTCCATTACAGAAAGGAGAACCCGTAAGAACCACAGAACTCATGGCTACACGTTTACTTACGAATAAGATGTTACGTAACTTAGAAGAGATGGTTGAAGCAGTAGAGTATGTGTACGATAAGTTACCTGATGAACATCAACGTGTAATTAGATTAAAGTATTGGAACAAAGATAGGAAGATGAAGATGGAACAGATAGGAGCAGAGTGTCATATGCATCGCAACACAGTAACTACGATAAGAAAGAACTTTGTTAAAGCTGTAGCGATACATGCAGGTATCAAATAA
- a CDS encoding DUF1381 domain-containing protein, with amino-acid sequence MQYLIKTTTHDTGEVFHDVVKARENEVFTLVDAESEREALKRYRFNKLVKRINNTLKNNKLLQAIREDSE; translated from the coding sequence ATGCAATACCTAATCAAAACCACCACACACGATACAGGCGAAGTCTTTCACGATGTGGTTAAGGCGAGAGAGAATGAAGTGTTTACGTTGGTTGATGCAGAGAGTGAGAGAGAGGCGCTTAAAAGATATAGGTTCAATAAATTGGTTAAGCGAATTAATAATACATTGAAAAATAATAAATTATTGCAAGCAATAAGAGAGGACAGTGAGTAA
- the rinB gene encoding transcriptional activator RinB yields MKFIKRLLYIISLLTVYELSKYVTNEIIIRLTANDEIDAPCDYDISSHADLNGVHNYNTGGIQ; encoded by the coding sequence ATGAAATTCATTAAACGTTTACTATATATTATCTCTCTACTCACTGTGTACGAACTAAGCAAGTACGTTACGAATGAGATTATCATACGCTTAACAGCTAATGATGAGATAGATGCACCGTGTGATTACGATATCAGCAGTCATGCAGATTTGAACGGTGTTCATAACTACAATACGGGAGGTATTCAATGA